GTTCCCCCAGTCGCTGGCCGTGTACGACGACTACGCGACCGCGCAGCGCACCGTCGACTTCCTCTCCGACGAGGGATTCCCCGTGCAGAACTGCATGATCGTCGGCACCGACCTCAAGCAGGTCGAGCGGATCACCGGCCGGCTCACCAGCGGCCGCGTGGCCGCCGGCGGTGCGATGAGCGGACTGTGGTTCGGGCTGTTCGTCGGCGTCCTGTTCAGCTTCTTCGGCACGGGCGACACGTGGGCGATCATCTTGTCCACGACGCTGATGGGCATCGCGTTCGGCGTCATCTTCGCCCTGGCCGGGTACGCCGTGACCCGCGGCCAGCGTGACTTCTCCTCGGTCAGCTCCGTGGTCGCCACCCGCTACGAGGTGCTGGTCGAGCACAAGGTGGCCGCGCAGGCCCGCGAGCTGCTCGCCAAGCTGCCGGGGGCGCTGCCGAACCCGTTCGCCTGAGCCGCGGGTTCGGCCCGCGGCCGCCGGGGTAGGAGGCGTCCCATGCTCCGGGCCCCTCGTCGTACCGCCGCGTCCGTCGCCGCCGTCCTGCTGGCCCTGACGGCGGCCGCCTGCGACACGGCCGACGAGCCGGCCGGCAGGTCCGGCGGTAGTGCCGGTCCCCGGCCCGCCGAGCTCAGCGTCGACTGGACCCGACCCGTCAGCGCGCTCAACGCCCGCGTGACGCCGACGGCCGACGGGTACGTCGTGGCCGGCTCCGGGGTGACCGCACTCGGCAAGGACGGATCGGTCCGCTGGACTCA
The genomic region above belongs to Nocardioides sp. QY071 and contains:
- a CDS encoding general stress protein, with amino-acid sequence MSNPTPGAFSRSLLALEFPQSLAVYDDYATAQRTVDFLSDEGFPVQNCMIVGTDLKQVERITGRLTSGRVAAGGAMSGLWFGLFVGVLFSFFGTGDTWAIILSTTLMGIAFGVIFALAGYAVTRGQRDFSSVSSVVATRYEVLVEHKVAAQARELLAKLPGALPNPFA